The following proteins are co-located in the Manihot esculenta cultivar AM560-2 chromosome 7, M.esculenta_v8, whole genome shotgun sequence genome:
- the LOC110619717 gene encoding zinc transporter 1, translating to MKNPSSIVSLSFPLSLLCLPLLAYSECTCDQDPEENDKTKTIRYKLVAISSILIASALGVTIPICGKKISSLNPEKSFFFLIKAFSAGVILSTGFVHIFPDAYESLTSPCLKEKPWGEFPFSGFVAMVSAVMTMMIDSFATSYYRRLHFEKALPVSGNEEMERKHEGHVHVHTHASHGHAHGSALIADASSTSSHFRHRIVSQVLELGILVHSVIIGISLGVSESINTIKPLIAALTFHQFFEGMGLGGCISQAKFKAQSMVVMVIFYSLTTPIGIGIGMGITQSYNENSPTALIVEGVLNSAAAGILIYMALVDLLAEDFMNPKFQSNFRLQLGASISVLVGMGCMSLLAKWA from the exons ATGAAGAATCCTTCCTCCATTGTTTCCCTTTCCtttcctctttctcttctttgtcTTCCTCTTTTAGCATATTCAGAGTGCACATGTGATCAAGATCCAGAAGAGAATGATAAGACCAAGACGATCAGATATAAGCTGGTGGCAATTTCCTCCATTCTCATCGCAAGTGCACTTGGTGTTACTATCCCCATTTGTGGAAAGAAAATTTCATCTTTAAacccagaaaagagttttttctTCCTCATAAAGGCCTTTTCTGCTGGTGTGATTCTCTCAACTGGGTTTGTTCACATATTCCCAGATGCATATGAGAGCTTAACAAGCCCTTGTCTTAAGGAAAAGCCATGGGGTGAGTTCCCATTTTCAGGTTTCGTAGCAATGGTGTCTGCAGTTATGACAATGATGATCGATTCATTTGCTACCAGTTATTATAGAAGGTTGCATTTTGAAAAGGCTTTGCCTGTGAGTGGAAATGAAGAGATGGAAAGAAAGCATGAGGGACATGTCCATGTTCATACCCATGCCTCCCATGGCCATGCTCATGGCTCTGCCTTAATTGCAGATGCTTCTTCGACGTCTAGTCATTTCAGGCATAGAATTGTATCACAG GTTTTGGAGTTGGGAATTTTGGTTCATTCAGTGATAATTGGGATATCATTGGGAGTTTCAGAAAGCATCAACACAATCAAACCCCTAATAGCAGCACTGACTTTCCATCAATTCTTTGAAGGCATGGGTCTTGGTGGATGCATTTCTCAG GCAAAATTCAAAGCTCAATCAATGGTGGTAATGGTGATATTTTACTCATTGACAACACCAATTGGAATAGGAATAGGGATGGGAATAACACAAAGTTATAATGAGAATAGTCCAACAGCTCTAATAGTGGAAGGAGTATTGAATTCAGCAGCTGCTGGGATATTAATTTACATGGCACTAGTTGATCTGCTTGCTGAAGATTTTATGAACCCTAAATTTCAATCCAATTTTAGGTTGCAGCTTGGTGCTAGCATTTCTGTTCTTGTTGGTATGGGTTGTATGTCCTTGCTAGCCAAATGGGCATAA